The Polaribacter sp. Q13 sequence TTGTTCAACAAGTATATAAAGATGCTATTCCTGCAATTTCTATTGCTAAAGCAGTGGCTTATGCTATTGAGCAACCAGATGATGTCGATATTAATGAATTAGTAATTCGTCCTACGGTACAGGAATTTTAATGATATAAAATCTATTATGAAAAAAACCTTAGTTATAGGAGCAAGTGGGCAAATAGGAAAAATGCTTGTTGAAAAATTGCTCAAAGAAGAAAATCCTGTAGTTGCCTTGGTTCGTAATGAACAGAAGGGGCAAGCACTTGAAAAACTAGGAGCAGAAATTGTAGTTGGAGACCTTGAAAATGATTTTGAACACGCTTTTAAAGATTGTGACAAAGTTGTATTTAGTGCTGGTTCTGGCGGTAATACAGGTTACGATAAAACACTTTTAATAGATTTATGGGCAGCAAAAAAAGCTGTTGATTATTCTTTAAAAAATAATATACAGCATTTTATTATGGTAAGTGGTCTGGGTGCTGGTGATCCTAACGAGTTTGTATCTGACTTAAAACCATATTTAGTAGCGAAGTATTTTGCCGATTATTATTTATTAGAAAGTGGTTTAGCGTATACGATTTTACAACCTGGTAGTTTAATCAATGAAAAAGGAACGGGTTTAATTAGAACTACAAGATCTGAAAATTTTAAAGAGCTAGTCATTCCAAGAGAAGATGTAGCTCATGTAATTTCGTATTGTCTAGAAAATAACTCTACAAAAGGCAAAACAGTTGAGTTATTTAGCGGAAAAGAATCTATTCGTGAATCTTTAAATTAATGAACCAATAATTCGTCCAACAGTACAAGATTTTTAGAATAGAAATGAAAAACTATCTTCAAGAAATAGAAATAATCACTTCTAAAGCAGGTGATACAGTTCCTTTACAAAGGAAAGCTTTTAATGCGGGCTTTAGTTTTAGCCTTTTAACTTTTGGTGAACAACTAGATATATGGGATTTTATCTGGAAAAACACTCAAGATTACAGAACAGAAATGTTTTGTTTGTATTTCTTGGAGGAGCATATTAAAAATAAAGAAGATATACTTACCTCTTGGTCAACGATTAAATTATGGCAAGACAAAATTAATCGTTGGGAAACAAGTGATAGTATTTCAAAAATATACGCTCAATTGGTTGAATATGATGCAGAACTAATTATGCCAACGTATAAAAAATGGAATACATCTAAAAACCCATGGCATAGAAGACAAAGCATAGTAGGTTTACTTTATTATAGCGCACATAGAAAACACTATTTACCTTTTCAAGTACTTATAG is a genomic window containing:
- a CDS encoding SDR family oxidoreductase produces the protein MKKTLVIGASGQIGKMLVEKLLKEENPVVALVRNEQKGQALEKLGAEIVVGDLENDFEHAFKDCDKVVFSAGSGGNTGYDKTLLIDLWAAKKAVDYSLKNNIQHFIMVSGLGAGDPNEFVSDLKPYLVAKYFADYYLLESGLAYTILQPGSLINEKGTGLIRTTRSENFKELVIPREDVAHVISYCLENNSTKGKTVELFSGKESIRESLN
- a CDS encoding DNA alkylation repair protein; the encoded protein is MKNYLQEIEIITSKAGDTVPLQRKAFNAGFSFSLLTFGEQLDIWDFIWKNTQDYRTEMFCLYFLEEHIKNKEDILTSWSTIKLWQDKINRWETSDSISKIYAQLVEYDAELIMPTYKKWNTSKNPWHRRQSIVGLLYYSAHRKHYLPFQVLIDLVAPLISDKAYYVEKGVGWTLREIGHIYPKEQEAFLFKNATKICAYGYSAGTEKWDKAKREKLKQVRKAGRVLNRKSSN